Proteins from a single region of Apium graveolens cultivar Ventura chromosome 7, ASM990537v1, whole genome shotgun sequence:
- the LOC141670434 gene encoding protein ANTI-SILENCING 1-like isoform X1, producing MQVLLVVFFDMAERENVKDLEFKWGQKIGADCLEKEGQFYESFTYDGTEYTLYDCVYVDKEGEPEPYLGKLIGIWETVDRTKKVNVQWFFRPTEISKWLADQTPLQKEIFLATGEGIGLSNVNPLEAIAGKCYVICTSEDRRNRQPSKEETKSADYIFYRTFDVGRCTLSEKIDDSVGGLAVKYVFNREGKNMNRLQTHGSSKVEGVSSTLACKGEKKLLILNSSDEFETDEHHVKSVVIKDVNSVSVESGWVPGEGSDYKFGNNSNVFAVTNEPKQVCASDQKVKSREVNSTMDGVKKVTNNKSRDKEKLSFDAMQDKPTKTARTSNSTITCEDEISKSAKNLLIQGEDSMMCALASKDETKSEDKNLSLNRGISVAKKGGSEDGLIGILKGGSSNKIKKAVTFDDANAKDFMKNAKNSDRNSRFESGSTSKEWVHENSRKFSNNTMSKLGGKEMENREMEIATRSKIDKGKWWTTTNKMRNAAKGTTLLIWNLDPKYTSKDVEEVINDALQTSCAAIMLPRTKISSPHSGQAILKFNNTETTQRVLRKLSEGCLMLPNGRPLVATEAPPSNSTEGQCTYFGHLVIDSIKLQGDARDAVSTSHCSQPNTIEYEMAMEWCLLQTQSDRWWEGLYKRHDGQMRRLKANIKSK from the exons TTTGATATGGCAGAACGAGAAAATGTCAAGGATCTTGAGTTTAAGTGGGGGCAGAAGATTGGAGCTGATTGCCTAGAAAAAGAAGGCCAATTTTATGAATCTTTTACGTATGATGGTACAGAGTACACCCTATATGACTGTGTATATGTGGACAAGGAAGGTGAACCTGAGCCTTATCTCGGCAAGTTGATAGGAATATGGGAGACAGTAGACAGGACAAAGAAAGTGAATGTTCAATGGTTCTTCCGCCCAACCGAAATTTCAAAATGGCTTGCAGATCAAACACCATTGCAGAAGGAGATATTTTTAGCTACTGGTGAAGGCATTGGTCTTTCAAATGTTAATCCTTTG GAAGCGATTGCTGGAAAATGCTATGTTATCTGCACTTCAGAGGATAGAAGGAACAGGCAACCATCAAAGGAAGAAACTAAATCGGCTGACTACATATTTTACCGTACTTTTGATGTTGGACGATGTACTCTGTCGGAAAAGATCGATGATAGTGTTGGTGGTCTCGCAG TCAAATATGTGTTTAACAGAGAAGGAAAAAATATGAACCGTCTGCAAACTCATGGTTCCAGTAAGGTGGAGGGTGTTAGTAGCACATTAGCTTGCAAGGGGGAAAAAAAGCTTCTCATATTGAATTCCTCTGATGAGTTTGAGACAGATGAACATCATGTCAAATCTGTAGTTATTAAAGATGTGAACAGTGTATCAGTAGAATCCGGATGGGTACCAGGTGAAGGCTCTGATTATAAATTTGGTAATAATTCCAACGTGTTCGCAGTGACTAACGAACCGAAGCAGGTGTGTGCTTCCGACCAAAAGGTGAAATCCAGGGAAGTTAACTCTACGATGGATGGGGTTAAAAAGGTTACTAACAATAAATCAAGGGACAAAGAGAAGTTAAGTTTTGATGCTATGCAAGATAAGCCTACAAAAACAGCAAGGACAAGTAATTCTACTATAACATGTGAAGACGAGATTAGTAAGTCTGCCAAGAATTTACTTATCCAAGGTGAAGATTCAATGATGTGTGCTTTGGCTTCTAAAGACGAAACAAAATCCGAGGATAAGAATCTTAGCCTTAATAGAGGAATTAGTGTTGCTAAAAAAGGTGGATCGGAAGATGGGCTTATTGGAATATTGAAAGGCGGGTCTTCTAATAAAATAAAGAAAGCTGTCACTTTTGATGATGCGAATGCAAAGGATTTCATGAAAAATGCCAAAAATAGTGATAGAAACTCAAGATTCGAGTCGGGGAGTACTTCAAAGGAGTGGGTTCATGAGAATAGTAGAAAATTTTCCAACAATACCATGTCTAAACTCGGCGGTAAAGAGATGGAAAATAGAGAAATGGAGATCGCCACAAGATCTAAAATT GATAAAGGAAAATGGTGGACCACGACT AATAAAATGCGAAATGCGGCTAAAGGAACGACTTTGTTGATATGGAACTTGGATCCGAAATATACTTCGAAAGATGTTGAG GAAGTTATAAACGATGCCTTGCAGACGAGCTGTGCAGCCATAATGTTACCACGCACTAAAATATCCAGCCCACACTCAG GTCAAGCCATTTTGAAGTTCAATAATACTGAAACAACTCAGAGGGTCTTGAGAAAGTTAAGTGAAGGATGTTTGATGCTACCTAATGGGAG GCCACTTGTTGCCACTGAAGCACCTCCTTCAAATTCTACAGAAGGGCAGTGTACCTATTTTGGCCACCTTGTTATTGATAGCATTAAGCTGCAAGGGGATGCG AGAGATGCTGTGTCTACTTCACATTGTTCACAGCCAAATACAATTGAATACGAAATGGCGATGGAATGGTGCTTGCTACAAACGCAATCTGACAGGTGGTGGGAGGGTTTGTACAAG
- the LOC141670434 gene encoding protein ANTI-SILENCING 1-like isoform X3 produces MAERENVKDLEFKWGQKIGADCLEKEGQFYESFTYDGTEYTLYDCVYVDKEGEPEPYLGKLIGIWETVDRTKKVNVQWFFRPTEISKWLADQTPLQKEIFLATGEGIGLSNVNPLEAIAGKCYVICTSEDRRNRQPSKEETKSADYIFYRTFDVGRCTLSEKIDDSVGGLAVKYVFNREGKNMNRLQTHGSSKVEGVSSTLACKGEKKLLILNSSDEFETDEHHVKSVVIKDVNSVSVESGWVPGEGSDYKFGNNSNVFAVTNEPKQVCASDQKVKSREVNSTMDGVKKVTNNKSRDKEKLSFDAMQDKPTKTARTSNSTITCEDEISKSAKNLLIQGEDSMMCALASKDETKSEDKNLSLNRGISVAKKGGSEDGLIGILKGGSSNKIKKAVTFDDANAKDFMKNAKNSDRNSRFESGSTSKEWVHENSRKFSNNTMSKLGGKEMENREMEIATRSKIDKGKWWTTTNKMRNAAKGTTLLIWNLDPKYTSKDVEEVINDALQTSCAAIMLPRTKISSPHSGQAILKFNNTETTQRVLRKLSEGCLMLPNGRPLVATEAPPSNSTEGQCTYFGHLVIDSIKLQGDARDAVSTSHCSQPNTIEYEMAMEWCLLQTQSDRWWEGLYKRHDGQMRRLKANIKSK; encoded by the exons ATGGCAGAACGAGAAAATGTCAAGGATCTTGAGTTTAAGTGGGGGCAGAAGATTGGAGCTGATTGCCTAGAAAAAGAAGGCCAATTTTATGAATCTTTTACGTATGATGGTACAGAGTACACCCTATATGACTGTGTATATGTGGACAAGGAAGGTGAACCTGAGCCTTATCTCGGCAAGTTGATAGGAATATGGGAGACAGTAGACAGGACAAAGAAAGTGAATGTTCAATGGTTCTTCCGCCCAACCGAAATTTCAAAATGGCTTGCAGATCAAACACCATTGCAGAAGGAGATATTTTTAGCTACTGGTGAAGGCATTGGTCTTTCAAATGTTAATCCTTTG GAAGCGATTGCTGGAAAATGCTATGTTATCTGCACTTCAGAGGATAGAAGGAACAGGCAACCATCAAAGGAAGAAACTAAATCGGCTGACTACATATTTTACCGTACTTTTGATGTTGGACGATGTACTCTGTCGGAAAAGATCGATGATAGTGTTGGTGGTCTCGCAG TCAAATATGTGTTTAACAGAGAAGGAAAAAATATGAACCGTCTGCAAACTCATGGTTCCAGTAAGGTGGAGGGTGTTAGTAGCACATTAGCTTGCAAGGGGGAAAAAAAGCTTCTCATATTGAATTCCTCTGATGAGTTTGAGACAGATGAACATCATGTCAAATCTGTAGTTATTAAAGATGTGAACAGTGTATCAGTAGAATCCGGATGGGTACCAGGTGAAGGCTCTGATTATAAATTTGGTAATAATTCCAACGTGTTCGCAGTGACTAACGAACCGAAGCAGGTGTGTGCTTCCGACCAAAAGGTGAAATCCAGGGAAGTTAACTCTACGATGGATGGGGTTAAAAAGGTTACTAACAATAAATCAAGGGACAAAGAGAAGTTAAGTTTTGATGCTATGCAAGATAAGCCTACAAAAACAGCAAGGACAAGTAATTCTACTATAACATGTGAAGACGAGATTAGTAAGTCTGCCAAGAATTTACTTATCCAAGGTGAAGATTCAATGATGTGTGCTTTGGCTTCTAAAGACGAAACAAAATCCGAGGATAAGAATCTTAGCCTTAATAGAGGAATTAGTGTTGCTAAAAAAGGTGGATCGGAAGATGGGCTTATTGGAATATTGAAAGGCGGGTCTTCTAATAAAATAAAGAAAGCTGTCACTTTTGATGATGCGAATGCAAAGGATTTCATGAAAAATGCCAAAAATAGTGATAGAAACTCAAGATTCGAGTCGGGGAGTACTTCAAAGGAGTGGGTTCATGAGAATAGTAGAAAATTTTCCAACAATACCATGTCTAAACTCGGCGGTAAAGAGATGGAAAATAGAGAAATGGAGATCGCCACAAGATCTAAAATT GATAAAGGAAAATGGTGGACCACGACT AATAAAATGCGAAATGCGGCTAAAGGAACGACTTTGTTGATATGGAACTTGGATCCGAAATATACTTCGAAAGATGTTGAG GAAGTTATAAACGATGCCTTGCAGACGAGCTGTGCAGCCATAATGTTACCACGCACTAAAATATCCAGCCCACACTCAG GTCAAGCCATTTTGAAGTTCAATAATACTGAAACAACTCAGAGGGTCTTGAGAAAGTTAAGTGAAGGATGTTTGATGCTACCTAATGGGAG GCCACTTGTTGCCACTGAAGCACCTCCTTCAAATTCTACAGAAGGGCAGTGTACCTATTTTGGCCACCTTGTTATTGATAGCATTAAGCTGCAAGGGGATGCG AGAGATGCTGTGTCTACTTCACATTGTTCACAGCCAAATACAATTGAATACGAAATGGCGATGGAATGGTGCTTGCTACAAACGCAATCTGACAGGTGGTGGGAGGGTTTGTACAAG
- the LOC141670434 gene encoding protein ANTI-SILENCING 1-like isoform X2, whose translation MQFDMAERENVKDLEFKWGQKIGADCLEKEGQFYESFTYDGTEYTLYDCVYVDKEGEPEPYLGKLIGIWETVDRTKKVNVQWFFRPTEISKWLADQTPLQKEIFLATGEGIGLSNVNPLEAIAGKCYVICTSEDRRNRQPSKEETKSADYIFYRTFDVGRCTLSEKIDDSVGGLAVKYVFNREGKNMNRLQTHGSSKVEGVSSTLACKGEKKLLILNSSDEFETDEHHVKSVVIKDVNSVSVESGWVPGEGSDYKFGNNSNVFAVTNEPKQVCASDQKVKSREVNSTMDGVKKVTNNKSRDKEKLSFDAMQDKPTKTARTSNSTITCEDEISKSAKNLLIQGEDSMMCALASKDETKSEDKNLSLNRGISVAKKGGSEDGLIGILKGGSSNKIKKAVTFDDANAKDFMKNAKNSDRNSRFESGSTSKEWVHENSRKFSNNTMSKLGGKEMENREMEIATRSKIDKGKWWTTTNKMRNAAKGTTLLIWNLDPKYTSKDVEEVINDALQTSCAAIMLPRTKISSPHSGQAILKFNNTETTQRVLRKLSEGCLMLPNGRPLVATEAPPSNSTEGQCTYFGHLVIDSIKLQGDARDAVSTSHCSQPNTIEYEMAMEWCLLQTQSDRWWEGLYKRHDGQMRRLKANIKSK comes from the exons TTTGATATGGCAGAACGAGAAAATGTCAAGGATCTTGAGTTTAAGTGGGGGCAGAAGATTGGAGCTGATTGCCTAGAAAAAGAAGGCCAATTTTATGAATCTTTTACGTATGATGGTACAGAGTACACCCTATATGACTGTGTATATGTGGACAAGGAAGGTGAACCTGAGCCTTATCTCGGCAAGTTGATAGGAATATGGGAGACAGTAGACAGGACAAAGAAAGTGAATGTTCAATGGTTCTTCCGCCCAACCGAAATTTCAAAATGGCTTGCAGATCAAACACCATTGCAGAAGGAGATATTTTTAGCTACTGGTGAAGGCATTGGTCTTTCAAATGTTAATCCTTTG GAAGCGATTGCTGGAAAATGCTATGTTATCTGCACTTCAGAGGATAGAAGGAACAGGCAACCATCAAAGGAAGAAACTAAATCGGCTGACTACATATTTTACCGTACTTTTGATGTTGGACGATGTACTCTGTCGGAAAAGATCGATGATAGTGTTGGTGGTCTCGCAG TCAAATATGTGTTTAACAGAGAAGGAAAAAATATGAACCGTCTGCAAACTCATGGTTCCAGTAAGGTGGAGGGTGTTAGTAGCACATTAGCTTGCAAGGGGGAAAAAAAGCTTCTCATATTGAATTCCTCTGATGAGTTTGAGACAGATGAACATCATGTCAAATCTGTAGTTATTAAAGATGTGAACAGTGTATCAGTAGAATCCGGATGGGTACCAGGTGAAGGCTCTGATTATAAATTTGGTAATAATTCCAACGTGTTCGCAGTGACTAACGAACCGAAGCAGGTGTGTGCTTCCGACCAAAAGGTGAAATCCAGGGAAGTTAACTCTACGATGGATGGGGTTAAAAAGGTTACTAACAATAAATCAAGGGACAAAGAGAAGTTAAGTTTTGATGCTATGCAAGATAAGCCTACAAAAACAGCAAGGACAAGTAATTCTACTATAACATGTGAAGACGAGATTAGTAAGTCTGCCAAGAATTTACTTATCCAAGGTGAAGATTCAATGATGTGTGCTTTGGCTTCTAAAGACGAAACAAAATCCGAGGATAAGAATCTTAGCCTTAATAGAGGAATTAGTGTTGCTAAAAAAGGTGGATCGGAAGATGGGCTTATTGGAATATTGAAAGGCGGGTCTTCTAATAAAATAAAGAAAGCTGTCACTTTTGATGATGCGAATGCAAAGGATTTCATGAAAAATGCCAAAAATAGTGATAGAAACTCAAGATTCGAGTCGGGGAGTACTTCAAAGGAGTGGGTTCATGAGAATAGTAGAAAATTTTCCAACAATACCATGTCTAAACTCGGCGGTAAAGAGATGGAAAATAGAGAAATGGAGATCGCCACAAGATCTAAAATT GATAAAGGAAAATGGTGGACCACGACT AATAAAATGCGAAATGCGGCTAAAGGAACGACTTTGTTGATATGGAACTTGGATCCGAAATATACTTCGAAAGATGTTGAG GAAGTTATAAACGATGCCTTGCAGACGAGCTGTGCAGCCATAATGTTACCACGCACTAAAATATCCAGCCCACACTCAG GTCAAGCCATTTTGAAGTTCAATAATACTGAAACAACTCAGAGGGTCTTGAGAAAGTTAAGTGAAGGATGTTTGATGCTACCTAATGGGAG GCCACTTGTTGCCACTGAAGCACCTCCTTCAAATTCTACAGAAGGGCAGTGTACCTATTTTGGCCACCTTGTTATTGATAGCATTAAGCTGCAAGGGGATGCG AGAGATGCTGTGTCTACTTCACATTGTTCACAGCCAAATACAATTGAATACGAAATGGCGATGGAATGGTGCTTGCTACAAACGCAATCTGACAGGTGGTGGGAGGGTTTGTACAAG
- the LOC141670434 gene encoding protein ANTI-SILENCING 1-like isoform X4: MQVLLVVFFDMAERENVKDLEFKWGQKIGADCLEKEGQFYESFTYDGTEYTLYDCVYVDKEGEPEPYLGKLIGIWETVDRTKKVNVQWFFRPTEISKWLADQTPLQKEIFLATGEGIGLSNVNPLEAIAGKCYVICTSEDRRNRQPSKEETKSADYIFYRTFDVGRCTLSEKIDDSVGGLAVKYVFNREGKNMNRLQTHGSSKVEGVSSTLACKGEKKLLILNSSDEFETDEHHVKSVVIKDVNSVSVESGWVPGEGSDYKFGNNSNVFAVTNEPKQVCASDQKVKSREVNSTMDGVKKVTNNKSRDKEKLSFDAMQDKPTKTARTSNSTITCEDEISKSAKNLLIQGEDSMMCALASKDETKSEDKNLSLNRGISVAKKGGSEDGLIGILKGGSSNKIKKAVTFDDANAKDFMKNAKNSDRNSRFESGSTSKEWVHENSRKFSNNTMSKLGGKEMENREMEIATRSKIDKGKWWTTTEVINDALQTSCAAIMLPRTKISSPHSGQAILKFNNTETTQRVLRKLSEGCLMLPNGRPLVATEAPPSNSTEGQCTYFGHLVIDSIKLQGDARDAVSTSHCSQPNTIEYEMAMEWCLLQTQSDRWWEGLYKRHDGQMRRLKANIKSK; this comes from the exons TTTGATATGGCAGAACGAGAAAATGTCAAGGATCTTGAGTTTAAGTGGGGGCAGAAGATTGGAGCTGATTGCCTAGAAAAAGAAGGCCAATTTTATGAATCTTTTACGTATGATGGTACAGAGTACACCCTATATGACTGTGTATATGTGGACAAGGAAGGTGAACCTGAGCCTTATCTCGGCAAGTTGATAGGAATATGGGAGACAGTAGACAGGACAAAGAAAGTGAATGTTCAATGGTTCTTCCGCCCAACCGAAATTTCAAAATGGCTTGCAGATCAAACACCATTGCAGAAGGAGATATTTTTAGCTACTGGTGAAGGCATTGGTCTTTCAAATGTTAATCCTTTG GAAGCGATTGCTGGAAAATGCTATGTTATCTGCACTTCAGAGGATAGAAGGAACAGGCAACCATCAAAGGAAGAAACTAAATCGGCTGACTACATATTTTACCGTACTTTTGATGTTGGACGATGTACTCTGTCGGAAAAGATCGATGATAGTGTTGGTGGTCTCGCAG TCAAATATGTGTTTAACAGAGAAGGAAAAAATATGAACCGTCTGCAAACTCATGGTTCCAGTAAGGTGGAGGGTGTTAGTAGCACATTAGCTTGCAAGGGGGAAAAAAAGCTTCTCATATTGAATTCCTCTGATGAGTTTGAGACAGATGAACATCATGTCAAATCTGTAGTTATTAAAGATGTGAACAGTGTATCAGTAGAATCCGGATGGGTACCAGGTGAAGGCTCTGATTATAAATTTGGTAATAATTCCAACGTGTTCGCAGTGACTAACGAACCGAAGCAGGTGTGTGCTTCCGACCAAAAGGTGAAATCCAGGGAAGTTAACTCTACGATGGATGGGGTTAAAAAGGTTACTAACAATAAATCAAGGGACAAAGAGAAGTTAAGTTTTGATGCTATGCAAGATAAGCCTACAAAAACAGCAAGGACAAGTAATTCTACTATAACATGTGAAGACGAGATTAGTAAGTCTGCCAAGAATTTACTTATCCAAGGTGAAGATTCAATGATGTGTGCTTTGGCTTCTAAAGACGAAACAAAATCCGAGGATAAGAATCTTAGCCTTAATAGAGGAATTAGTGTTGCTAAAAAAGGTGGATCGGAAGATGGGCTTATTGGAATATTGAAAGGCGGGTCTTCTAATAAAATAAAGAAAGCTGTCACTTTTGATGATGCGAATGCAAAGGATTTCATGAAAAATGCCAAAAATAGTGATAGAAACTCAAGATTCGAGTCGGGGAGTACTTCAAAGGAGTGGGTTCATGAGAATAGTAGAAAATTTTCCAACAATACCATGTCTAAACTCGGCGGTAAAGAGATGGAAAATAGAGAAATGGAGATCGCCACAAGATCTAAAATT GATAAAGGAAAATGGTGGACCACGACT GAAGTTATAAACGATGCCTTGCAGACGAGCTGTGCAGCCATAATGTTACCACGCACTAAAATATCCAGCCCACACTCAG GTCAAGCCATTTTGAAGTTCAATAATACTGAAACAACTCAGAGGGTCTTGAGAAAGTTAAGTGAAGGATGTTTGATGCTACCTAATGGGAG GCCACTTGTTGCCACTGAAGCACCTCCTTCAAATTCTACAGAAGGGCAGTGTACCTATTTTGGCCACCTTGTTATTGATAGCATTAAGCTGCAAGGGGATGCG AGAGATGCTGTGTCTACTTCACATTGTTCACAGCCAAATACAATTGAATACGAAATGGCGATGGAATGGTGCTTGCTACAAACGCAATCTGACAGGTGGTGGGAGGGTTTGTACAAG